In Mercenaria mercenaria strain notata chromosome 14, MADL_Memer_1, whole genome shotgun sequence, the following are encoded in one genomic region:
- the LOC123526218 gene encoding brevican core protein-like isoform X1 has product MAYRSVLASVDPMTTTTTVEPTTTITQEFTTITEVPTTTSEKKNVHLCGNHLINQASSEAGTLARYGHSCYEVFPNAEKTWSEAESFCHSHGGHLAHISSSQEQSFIQGFLQRYSPRHVVWIGLSDKHSEGYFQWTSGNAVHYTNWVPGHISNFVHHSQEDCVVFIPYKNGQWDDIPCGPTDSTNHHVYVVGELHPVLCQYSISTSPSFVG; this is encoded by the exons ATGGCTTACAGAAGCGTTTTGGCATCAG TTGATCCAATGACAACTACGACAACTGTGGAACCGACAACAACTATAACTCAAGAATTTACAACAATAACCGAGGTGCCAACTACGACATCAGAGAAAA AAAATGTACATCTATGCGGCAATCATTTGATCAACCAAGCATCAAGTGAGGCAGGGACACTAGCACGGTATGGCCATAGCTGTTATGAAGTCTTTCCCAATGCAGAAAAGACTTGGAGTGAAGCAGAAAGTTTTTGTCACAGCCACGGAGGACATTTAGCACATATTAGTAGTTCACAAGAGCAAAGTTTCATCCAAGGATTTCTGCAAAGGTACTCACCACGTCACGTTGTTTGGATTGGTCTCAGTGATAAGCATTCTGAAGGATATTTCCAATGGACATCAG GGAACGCAGTTCACTACACAAACTGGGTACCAGGCCACATTAGCAATTTTGTTCATCACAGTCAAGAGGACTGTGTTGTTTTCATCCCTTACAAGAACGGACAATGGGATGATATTCCGTGCGGACCTACAGACTCTACAAATCACCACGTCTACGTCGTTGGAGAGCTCCATCCAGTTTTGTGTCAATACA GTATATCGACAAGTCCGTCTTTTGTGGGATAG
- the LOC123526218 gene encoding brevican core protein-like isoform X2, whose protein sequence is MNIKNVHLCGNHLINQASSEAGTLARYGHSCYEVFPNAEKTWSEAESFCHSHGGHLAHISSSQEQSFIQGFLQRYSPRHVVWIGLSDKHSEGYFQWTSGNAVHYTNWVPGHISNFVHHSQEDCVVFIPYKNGQWDDIPCGPTDSTNHHVYVVGELHPVLCQYSISTSPSFVG, encoded by the exons atgaatataa AAAATGTACATCTATGCGGCAATCATTTGATCAACCAAGCATCAAGTGAGGCAGGGACACTAGCACGGTATGGCCATAGCTGTTATGAAGTCTTTCCCAATGCAGAAAAGACTTGGAGTGAAGCAGAAAGTTTTTGTCACAGCCACGGAGGACATTTAGCACATATTAGTAGTTCACAAGAGCAAAGTTTCATCCAAGGATTTCTGCAAAGGTACTCACCACGTCACGTTGTTTGGATTGGTCTCAGTGATAAGCATTCTGAAGGATATTTCCAATGGACATCAG GGAACGCAGTTCACTACACAAACTGGGTACCAGGCCACATTAGCAATTTTGTTCATCACAGTCAAGAGGACTGTGTTGTTTTCATCCCTTACAAGAACGGACAATGGGATGATATTCCGTGCGGACCTACAGACTCTACAAATCACCACGTCTACGTCGTTGGAGAGCTCCATCCAGTTTTGTGTCAATACA GTATATCGACAAGTCCGTCTTTTGTGGGATAG